The Bacillota bacterium region AAACGGCACAGTGACATAGCCCGGTTTGTGCGCAAGGGCTTTAAGGCCATGGGGGCCCGGCCTGTGGCCGAGGACGAGAAGGCCTCCTCCACTGTGACCGCGGCCTTCCTGCCCGAGGGCGTGAACCCCCCGGACGTGGTGGAGTACGTAAAGAGGGTGCACGGCATTGAAATTCGCGGGGGCCTTGGCGATTTCGGCTCCAAGATCATCCGGATGGGGCACATGGCATACGTTGCCCAGTATCGCTTTGTGGTGCCTACGTTGTACGCTGTGGAGGATGCGCTGAGGCACTTCGGCGTCAAGACGGAAAGGGGAGGTTTCCTCCACTAGGTCTCAGTGGAGGGAGCAGCCTAGGCTTTGCTGTACGATGACAATGGGGTACCGGCAATGCGATTAGGCCGGAAGGCCTGGGGCTTGCCGCTGCTATCTTCTTGGTGGGTCTTCCTGGATACGTTCTTTTGCAGGGTCACTCACGGTGTCCTCAAGGAGAGCCTGCAACAGGGGGCGGCCTTCTCGCTGGCATTGACCGCCCCCGAGACTCCTAACCCTTCATCCGTCAGGTTCTAGAGCTTGCCCCCTGTACTAGATATACTCCTTCCCAGAAACCTCCAAGGCCCGCTTCACCCGGGCAGGGTCCACATTCCCTCCGGTTAGCACAGCTGCTACCTTCCTTCCCTTGAGAACCAGGCGGTCTCCCCGGATGGCAGCAATAGTGACAGCCCCTGAACCCTCGACCACAAGGTGATGCCTGGAGATGGCATAGCCCATGGCATCCCATATCTCGGCCTCGCTGACCAGCGTAACCTCGTCCACCAGGGTCTTAACGTATTCAAAGGCACCCTCCGTTATGGAGCCCGCGAGTCCCTCAGCTATGCTGTCTTCTATGGTGACCTCGAGAACACGCCCCTCCCTGATGGAGTGATACCATGGAGGGGATGCCTCCGATTGCACCCCAATAACCCTGATCCCCGGGTTGATGGCTTTGGCTGCTGTGGCGACACCCGCTATCAGCCCGCCGCCTCCCATGGGCACTATGAGGGTATCCACATCCGGCATCGCCTGGAGGATCTCCAGGCCCACAGTGCCCTGCCCAGCCACAACCTGGGGATCCTCAAAGGCGTGGATGAAGGTCCTCCCGGTCGCACGCGCCAGGTCCCAGGCAGTCCTCTCGGCCTCGTCATAGTCCCTGCCCGCGAAGCGCACCTCCGCACCGTGGCGCCGGGTTGCCTCCACTTTGGTGGCAGGGGCATCCTCGGGAACCACCACCAGGGCGGACACGCCCAGCAAGCGGCAGGCCAAGGCTACCCCCTGGGCGTGGTTGCCTGCCGAAGCCGTGATGACCCCCTTCTCCTTGTCGCTGGGGCCCAGCAGGCTAATCCTGTTATAGGCGCCCCTGATCTTGAAGGAGTTCGTCACCTGAAGGTTCTCCATCTTGAAGGTCACCGTGGCCTGGGCCCTGGCAGACAGGTCCTCCCATTCCTCCAAGGGGGTGCACCGGGCGACATGCCTCAACCTGTTGGCTGCCGTGAGTATGGCGGTCATCTCCACCTTCAACGCTAATCCCCCTTCCGGGCCAGTTCATCCAGGGTTTCCAGGAGGCCGTCTACCTCCTCAGGGGTGTTGTAGGGAGCCAAGCCCACCCGGATGAGGCCACCGGAGGGGGCCAGGCCCAGTCGTTCCACAAGGGTGGTGGCGTAGAAGTCACCGTCCCACACGAAGAAACCCCTGTCCCCCAGGGAACGGGCGACCGCCCGAGGGCTGTGGCCCTGGATGGTAAAGGACACCGTGGGGGTGCGTGGGTGGCCCGAGGGTGGTCCATAGACCTTCAGGCCGGCTATGGTCGAGGCACCCTCCAGGAAACGGCCAAGGAGCGGCTCCTCGTGCAGGCGGATGGCGGTCATACCCGCCGCAACCGCCCGCCGCCTGCCCTCCAGCCCGGTCAAGCCCTCCATTTCTTGAGTGCCCAGGGAGGCTATGAAGTCTACAGCCGCGGTGACCCCTGCCAGGCCTTCGTGATTCAGGGTACCCGTTTCGAGCTTCTCCGGGAGGGTGTCTGACTGAGGTCTCACCTTGTACGTCTCCAGGCGTTCACCAGCATCTGGCCTCACATAGAGGACGCCAACGTGGGGACCGAAGAACTTGTAGGCTGAGCAAAGCAGGAAGTCGCACCCTGCGGCCTGGACGTCCACGGGTTCATGGGCGGCGTAGTGCACCGCGTCCACAGAGACCAGGGCTCCGGCCTGGTGCGCCGCCTGGGCAATGGCAGGGACATCGTTGATAGTGCCCACAGCGTTGGAGGCCCAGCTCACCGCTACTAGGAGTGTCCGGGGGCTAAGCTTGTTCCGGAAGTCCTCAAGGTCCAGGGTGCAGGTGTCCGGATCCATCCTGACTTCGCGAACCGTCACGCCCCTCTCGGCCAGTGCCTTCCAAGGGTCAATGTTGGCCTGGTGGTCAATCTCCGTCACCAGTATCTCATCCCCGGGCCTTGCCCCTCTTGCCACGGCCCGTGCCAGGGCGAAATTCAAGGTGGTCATGTTCTGGCCAAAGGCGATCTCCCTGGGGGAACCGGCACCCAGCATGTCAGCCATGGCTGTCCTGGCTGCCTCTATGACGGCGTCAGTCTGGCGACTCGTGCGGAATGCGCCGTGGGCATTGGCGTTACTCTCCCTGAGGTAGGCGGAGACAGCCTCTATGACGCTGGCGGGCACCTGAGTGCCCCCGGGGCCGTCAAAGAATGCCACGGGCCGCCCTCCTACCGTTTGGGCCAGGGCGGGGAACTGAATCCTGCACCAAGAAGGGTCCACTGTCATGTTCATCCCTGCTTTCTGGTATTTTGGCAAGGCGTCCCGCCGGGGGCGTAACGCCTCTGGATCACCCTAAAGAGGTCACTGAGTATCCCGCAGGCTGTCTGGGGGACTCCAGGGTCGTGTTCGATGATGGTGATGTCTCCATGAGGCCGGTACCTCACCCTTGTCAGGGGGGTGGTGCCATTCACCGGGACCGTCACCGAATCCAGGGGCGCCTGACTCTCCCAGGGCAAAGTCCACAGGATGCCTGCCCGGCACACCAGTTTTCGAGAACCCCCCTGGCCTGGAGCCCTTGGCATGCCCGGGATCCACCTGGTTTATCCCCCCTGGCGCCGGATCTGGATGGGTTAACCCTCGCGCCCATCCAGGCGTTCATCAAGGATGCGGTCATGCATGCGGCACCCCATCCCTCCACGCCAAGGGTGGGGGTCGATCGGTACCCCCCTGGCCTGGGCTTCGGCCAGGGCGGAGGCGTAGTCGCGGCCCGTGGCCATCTCGTCCAGGATGATGAAGGTGGTGGGATTGAGTACTCCTGCAAACCCCAGGACCCCGCAGCCAGCCAGGCCTGGCTCGAGGAGGCTGAATGCCGGGGCACGTCCATTACCGCCATCCCATGAAGGAACTTGACATCCCCTGCATGGGCGACACCCTCAGTTCCGGGAAAGCCCAGGCCAGTGGGTATTTGTTCGCGGGAATCACGTGGTGCCCAAGGTCCAGCGCGAACCTCAGGGACACGGCTGGCTCCGGCATCCAGGGGTATGGGCTCCAGGACCCCTCCCCAGGGGCCAGGTGCCGGCGAATCCCAGGCTGTTCCCGGGAGACGGGGGAAAGGAGAAGGAGTCCCGGGAGTGCTGGCACCTCTCCAGAAGGATACTGGGAGACAGGCTACCGGACAACGCAAAGCGGCCGTGGCTTTTTGTGAATACCCCTGTCATGGCCACCACGACACCCGCGGTTTGCTCGAGGTGGCCAAGCCCGGCTGGCGAGGACATGCATGAAGCCCCCGGGTGACATTGCCTTGACATACTCCCACGAATGAATTCGAGGGATTCGGGTTCATGGAAGGACGCCCGCCGAAGCAGGTCCTACTCCTTCTCCCCAAGGGTCGG contains the following coding sequences:
- a CDS encoding threonine/serine dehydratase, with translation MEMTAILTAANRLRHVARCTPLEEWEDLSARAQATVTFKMENLQVTNSFKIRGAYNRISLLGPSDKEKGVITASAGNHAQGVALACRLLGVSALVVVPEDAPATKVEATRRHGAEVRFAGRDYDEAERTAWDLARATGRTFIHAFEDPQVVAGQGTVGLEILQAMPDVDTLIVPMGGGGLIAGVATAAKAINPGIRVIGVQSEASPPWYHSIREGRVLEVTIEDSIAEGLAGSITEGAFEYVKTLVDEVTLVSEAEIWDAMGYAISRHHLVVEGSGAVTIAAIRGDRLVLKGRKVAAVLTGGNVDPARVKRALEVSGKEYI
- a CDS encoding cysteine desulfurase-like protein, with translation MNMTVDPSWCRIQFPALAQTVGGRPVAFFDGPGGTQVPASVIEAVSAYLRESNANAHGAFRTSRQTDAVIEAARTAMADMLGAGSPREIAFGQNMTTLNFALARAVARGARPGDEILVTEIDHQANIDPWKALAERGVTVREVRMDPDTCTLDLEDFRNKLSPRTLLVAVSWASNAVGTINDVPAIAQAAHQAGALVSVDAVHYAAHEPVDVQAAGCDFLLCSAYKFFGPHVGVLYVRPDAGERLETYKVRPQSDTLPEKLETGTLNHEGLAGVTAAVDFIASLGTQEMEGLTGLEGRRRAVAAGMTAIRLHEEPLLGRFLEGASTIAGLKVYGPPSGHPRTPTVSFTIQGHSPRAVARSLGDRGFFVWDGDFYATTLVERLGLAPSGGLIRVGLAPYNTPEEVDGLLETLDELARKGD